In Anas acuta chromosome 5, bAnaAcu1.1, whole genome shotgun sequence, a single window of DNA contains:
- the NFKBIA gene encoding NF-kappa-B inhibitor alpha codes for MLSARLAAEPPAAEGCEQPRKERAAGLLPPDDRHDSGLDSMKEEEYRQLVRDLEDIRLQPREQPARTHGWAQQLTEDGDTFLHLAIIHEEKALSLEVIRQTSGDRAFLNFQNNLSQTPLHLAVITDQPEIAEHLLKAGCDLDIRDFRGNTPLHIACQQGSLRSVSVLTQYCQPHHLLAVLQATNYNGHTCLHLASIQGYLAVVEYLLSLGADVNAQEPCNGRTALHLAVDLQNSELVSLLVKHGADVNKVTYQGYSPYQLTWGRDNSSIQEQLKQLTTADLQMLPESEDEESSESEPEFTEDELMYDDCCIGGRQLAF; via the exons ATGCTGAGCGCCCGCCTGGCCGCCGAGCCGCCCGCCGCGGAGGGCTGCGAGCAGCCCCGCAAGGAGCGGGCGGCCGGGCTGCTGCCGCCCGACGACCGCCACGACAGCGGGCTGGACTCCATGAAGGAGGAGGAGTACCGGCAGCTGGTGCGGGACCTGGAGGACATCCGCCTGCAGCCCCGCGAGCAGCCCGCCCGCACGCACGGCTGGGCGCAGCAGCTGACCGAGGACGGGGACAC TTTTCTCCACTTGGCGATTATCCATGAAGAAAAAGCCCTCAGCCTGGAGGTGATCCGGCAGACCAGCGGGGACCGTGCCTTCCTGAATTTCCAGAACAACCTCAGCCAG ACTCCCCTTCACCTGGCAGTAATCACTGATCAGCCCGAAATTGCTGAGCACCTCCTGAAAGCTGGATGCGACCTGGACATCAGGGACTTCCGAGGAAACACCCCGCTCCATATTGCCTGCCAGCAGGGCTCCCTCAGAAGCGTCAGCGTCCTCACGCAGTACTGCCAGCCCCACCACCTCCTCGCCGTCCTGCAGGCGACCAACTACAACG GACATACGTGTCTCCATTTGGCATCTATTCAAGGGTATCTGGCTGTTGTCGAATACCTGCTGTCCTTGGGAGCAGATGTAAATGCTCAG GAGCCATGCAATGGCAGAACAGCGTTGCACTTGGCCGTGGACCTGCAGAATTCAGAGCTGGTGTCACTTCTGGTGAAGCACGGGGCAGACGTGAACAAAGTGACCTACCAGGGCTACTCCCCTTATCAGCTCACATGGGGAAGAGACAACTCCAGCATacaggagcagctgaagcagctgaCCACAGCTGATCTGCAGATGTTGCCCGAAAGTGAGGATGAGGAGAGCAGTGAATCTGAGCCCGAGTTCACAGAGGATGAA cttatgTACGACGACTGCTGTATTGGAGGACGACAGCTGGCATTTTAA